TTGGAAACCATCCTGGATACCACCATTTTGTAAATCAATAGAGAAGAAAATTGCAAAACAGATGAGCTCTTCAATCTAGTACAAAATGCTTCAGATTTAAGTACTTCGATTTACTTCGAAGAGCTCGAGACTCCAAGCACCGAGAGGGCAGAAATCTTATACATCAGTAGCCCAGACAACTGGATGACTCCTTTCATGCATATTTGAAGGATGGAACTCTCCTAGAAGACAAGAACAAGGCCAAGTACTTGAAGCATTAAGTTGACCGCTTCTTCCTTGAAGATGATCAACTATACAGGAGGACCTTTTCAGCACCAAATCTTAAATGTATAGATCCGGAGGAGGCAGATTATTATCTTCGGAAGGTGTATGAAGGCATTTTTGGAGATCACTTAGCAGCAAAAACCTTGGCATACAAGGTCATCGGACAAGGATACTATTAGCCTACAATCCACGCAGATGTAGTTGCTTATATCAAAAAATGCAGCCAATGTCAAAAGTTCAACAACGTACCCAAGGAAAGCCCGAGCCTACCTGCATCAGTTCTCTCTCCAATCCTCTTTGTTGTCTGGTACATAGATATCATGGGCCCTTTACCCCGGGCATAAGAAGATCTACGTTATGTTTTGATAGCAATCGACTACATGACAAAATGGGCAGAGGCAAAGGCTATGCGAACAATTAATCAATAAGATTACATAAAGTTCATGGACTCTATTatgatgaggttcgggatccccGTAGTATTGATCTCGGACAACGAACCTCGGTTCGTGGGCTCGGACTTCGAAGAATATCTTAAAGAGCTCGGGATCAAGCATAAAAGGTCTTTTGTAGCACTCCCACAAGGAAACGGGAAGGTTGAAGTGACAAATAGGACCATTCTACGAGGGCTGGAGAAAAGGCTTGAAGAGTCCAAAAAGACTTGGCCACAGGAGCTCCCAAAGGTCTTGTGGGCATACAAAACCACTCCCAGAACAAGAACCGGGGAAACCCCCTTCAAACTGGCATACGGTTCAGGGGCTAGACTCCGAGTGGAAACGGGATTAGTCTCTCACAGGGTCATCAACTTTGATGAAGTGTCCAATATTGAAGGCCTAAGAACCAACTTGGAACTCCTGGACGAGGTAAGAGACCGGGCAATACAGAAAATGGAAAGCTACAAAGAGAAAACAAATCCCTACTTTGGGAAAAAGGCCAAGATAAGAGAATATAAAGTTGGTGATCTCGTTCTCCGAGACACGGAGGCCTCCAATCCAACAAATCAGGGAAAGCTGCAACCCAACTGGGAGGGACCATAAAAAGTCAAGGATGTACTACGCCCGGGAACCTACAAGCTAAGTTATCTAAATGGAACCAAAGTCTCGAACACTTGATATGGGGCTTGCCTGAGAAAGTTCTATCAATAACCACAAGGCGCATTGTTTCTTTTGAAATAGTAAGAAATCTAAATATGTACGTATTATTCCCAAATTGTAATCAATATCAAGTTTCTAGTTGTGATGGAATACAATATTTTGAGCATCCCGCAGCTTAGAATAAATTCATTCCCGTTCGAAATTATCTCTATTACCTGCACACCGAAATGCATGTTTACTTTTACAAATTATATTACgcaaaccatgtgtacttagaaaattttctcAAATTTTAAATTCTTAACCTTTGCATGGGGAtaattacacaaaccatgtgtacttagaaaattttctcaaattttaaatttttaaccCCTGCCCGGGGATAATTACATAAATCATGTGTAATTAGAAAATTTTCTCAAATTGTAAACTCTTAACCCCTACCGGGGATGATTACACAACTGATGTGTACTTCGAAAATTTTCTCAAATTTTAAATTCTTAACCCCTTCTCGGGGATAATTACACAAACCATGTATACTTAGAAAATTTTCTCAAATTGTAAACTCTTAACCCCCGCCCGGGGACAattacacaacccatgtgtaATTAGAAAATTTtctcaaattttaaatttttaaaccCTGTCCGGGGACAATTatacaaaccatgtgtacttggaaaattttcacaatttttaaaGTTCCTTAACCCCCTACCCGGGGAcaattacacaaaccatgtgtacttagaattttttttcagTTGTCAAAGTTTTTAGCCCATGCCTTGGGAcaattacacaaaccatgtgtacttagaaaattttcaTAGTTTTTTTAATTCTTTATCCCCCTTCCCGGGCTACAAGCATGGGAAATATAAGTAAGATCAAGATTAAAGCAGAAAATAATTTTGCAAGGCAAATACGAAAAAAGGAAATACATTAAACAACTGTCAGGAGTAAACCAACCTCGGACCAAATAAACAAACAAGAATTCAAGTTATAAAGCCAAAAGGCTTAGTTCTTAGAAAAAACTTAAAGGAAATTACAAGGCACGCAGGCCGTTTACTGAGCAGTAGGGTGCTCGGGAGGAGGAAGTGGAGTCCGTTCGTGCACATCTTCAGGAGGAGGAGGCTTCTGGGTCTCGGAGGTGCCTGCCTCTGTTGCCTTAGCATTTTCAAGGAGAAGTTCCTCCATGAGGTAGAGCTATATGAACTTGTCCATGTCGCCTCCCGGGTTCTCAACTAGATAAGCAGACGCTTTGTCCCAGCAAAGGTTCACCTTCTGGAAGATCTTCTCATTGACCTCTTCATAATAAGCTGGAGTGCCACGGAAGGTGTTGAGCACATCTACTTCTCAAGGCCTCGCAGCAAGCTTCCTCTTTAAATTTGCAACCTCCTCTTGAAGGGTCCCAACAACCCGGGTAGCCTCCTCATGGGCCTTCACCTCCTCAGCAAGAGCCTTCTTATGATCCCGGGACTCCTTCTTCTTAGCCTCCCGGTAGTTAGCGAAATCAGTCTTAAGTTTGCTcaagtctttcatagcatccttgGCATCTGCCACCTTCTTCTTATAGTTGTTAATGATGGTGGCACATCTAGAAATTCAGGAGTTAGCCTGAAACAGAGGACACATAATAAATAGAAGCACAACCTGAAGAAGTGAATATAAAAATCAAGTACAAATTTACAAACCTCTGTCACATCCCGGACCAGAtgttaaaataagatatcaatatCTTTCCGAACATAAACCTCATAGTCGTACGGAGACACATAGTTGTCGAACATCTCTGAACGACAGTCATCTAGGGTCATCTTGGCCAACAGCTCCTTTAAGGCCTCGGTATCCCCCAACCTCTGACTCTCCCCCTCCACAGGGTCCGGGGCAGCCGTCCTCCTCCGCTGAGGGGTCCCGGATACATATACATCTCCTTCACCAGCCTTCCTCTTATGAGGATTCAAATCTCCGACTTCTTCCTCTTCTCCTTCTCCAGCACCTACACTCACAGTACAACAACAATCACATAAGGCTCTTTCTCCGGGACAGATTGACAAACAACGGTACCGAAAGAACCCGTATCCCGGAGATTGGAACCACTGCCACCATCGCCCTTCTTCTTGTTCTTCCCTGAATCAAGTTGGGTGGCCCCACCAATCCTCTTGAATCTACCAACCAAGTCCTTGAATTGCTGAGACATTTAGTGATGGAACTGGTTCAAGACAGGGATGCATGCACAAAGGTGAAACAAGTCAAAAATGCGTAGATTCTGATAAACATAAATAAAGACAAGGAAAATATACAAACAGCGAAACTCTAAACAACATAAATACTTATATCCTgtattatacaatatttggttaCACAAAAAATTGTCCCATGTCCACTGCGCACCGAGGGCCCATAGAAGTCATACATCTTCGCAAGAGCATCTCCCCCGAGCCGCCGGGTAGGGAACTTGTCAATTTTAATTGCATTTTTGTACACTGACATAAACTCTAGGTCCCCACCCCGGACAAAGATGAACTCCTGATGCCAAACCCGGAGAGAATTTAACATGAAGATCGGGGATTTTTTGGAATCAACAGGAAACCCACACTCGTTCATGTTGAAGGTGAATTCATAAAGAGGGAATTTGGTAGATTTCTTGATTTTGAAGAGATTGTGGAAAATCTTGAAGGTTGGAAAATAACCCTTCACATGACAACATCCGAGAAACCAAGAGATCCACTTGACTAAGTTCGGGGCAAGTTGAGTGAACGGGATCCCGTACACATCCCGACAAAGAGATTTGGTAAATTGGTGAAGGTTGGGCCCTTATACCACATAAGTGCTTCAGGAGAATACCAACCTAACCCCCTGCAAGCCTATGGTAAACCCTCTCATGAGGCTCGGGCCACCTTCATTCTAAACCATCCCCGAAGTAGAAAATGGCTTTAACTAAATCATCTACCTGCACATTTGTATATTGTTTGAGTTCGGGGTGAGGACCCCATCCCCGGGGCATTAAAAAAGAGCTTATCCATACAGGCCTGGTCATCTTTTTCCCTATCCAAGGGCTGATATGCATCAGAAAGGTCCCGAAAATAATAGTCATGGGGAGGACTATTATCTCACTCCTTTACAAAATAGTAATCTATGTCAACCCAGGAACCATCCTTACGAGCTAATGTCTTCCCGGGGTGCAACAAAAAAGTGGGAATCTCACTAACTACGGGTCATGAAGAATGGGGAGGCATATTATCAGGTTCTGGTGAAGAATCgtgttacgtgctgattctcaatgatcaggagaagctcaggatctggctgttctgaatgtcatcaggatttgatgtgccatcaggatttgatgtcCATCAGTATCTGTAGaagcatcagtatttgaagagcagtctgttgtgaagattgagtatgttccttattttgagggatggaaATCTGTTCATTCTGAGTGATATGACTTTGTATATTTAGttagagatatgtatcattttctgttagtatttgataatgcatatcctagactgatttgtagcagctgtgtattatataaacacagtttaggtcatcacattgtgattaactcgagcattgtaTGACTTAgtagctctcaagaacatcagtatttcttgagagagtttgtaacagtttttatcagaaatataaagaattgttatatttttatacttgttcgaaacatttatataattgtatccaacccccttaaacaattgtatctttactgggaaacaattggtatcaaagcctactgataaacttacaatcagaagcgatctaaatatgtctctgaacaagtatgaaagtattaaaatccccattatgaaaagactgaatatcctacatggaaggtgaagatgctcatgaacctggaagctacagatccagattatctcgacgtaattaatgatggaccttacatgccaacaaaaccggtgcctgcaactcctactgttgttgaacattatcagttgaaggaaaagagtgagtggacaccagaagagaaggTAGCTATGCTGAAAGAtacaaaggtaagaaacattttgcataacagtcttgatttaGTGATGTCAAACAGgattatagcctacaagactgtcaaggagatctgggatgctcttgaaactcaatgtcaaggaaccatatccatcaagaagaacagaagggctgttctaattcaagaatatgaaaattttaaggccaagcctgatgaaagtctcactgatatctatgacagatttctgaccctgctcaacaatctgtccttggtgggaaaggtgtatgatcgagaggattcaaacactacgtttctgagagccttgaatgaagaatgggagactcagacttcaatcatacgacatcagtatgatttggaaataatcattctggatgaagtctatggcatgctgagaactcatgacttggaagtcCAGCAAAGAAAGGagatgaaaagcagcaaaggaaaatcagttgctttgaaagtaaatgataaagcttcaaaaaaAAGGTCTGTTGAAGTTGCAAGGAAGAAGAACAATCTGCCAGAATTAGATACtgattattcatcatcaaatcctgatgatgataatgattctgaaactgatgagaacatgacagattctgatgtcatgcaaatggctgcattgctggttaagggattcaagaggatgcaattcaggaagtctaagaagaatagaagcttcaggaagaagttcactggaggtgaaagAAAGTCAACTCCAAGAAcagatggaaaggactctaaagctggaaaggtagacaggacaaaaatcaagtgctacaactgtgatgaacctggtcactttgctacagagtgcaagaagaaaaagcatgacaaagggaagaacaaagccttgattACATCAAGCAAGAATTAGATGGACTCCTCtaattctgaaaatgaagacacatgctatgcactgatggttAGCTTTGATGATCCTATTTCCTCTGAGTCTAAGGtatcaacttctttcttctcttttgatactgaagatatatctgaactgaaatctattcttaagttTCTCCatggtaattttaaaaataagattctagAGAATAATAGACCgttaactgaaaatgaaatgttaaagtctaggaatgatcagttggagtctgatttagtaaatcagattgaaattcaaaaagaatgtgagaaagctaaa
This is a stretch of genomic DNA from Apium graveolens cultivar Ventura unplaced genomic scaffold, ASM990537v1 ctg2814, whole genome shotgun sequence. It encodes these proteins:
- the LOC141700724 gene encoding uncharacterized protein LOC141700724, which translates into the protein MRFGIPVVLISDNEPRFVGSDFEEYLKELGIKHKRSFVALPQGNGKVEVTNRTILRGLEKRLEESKKTWPQELPKVLWAYKTTPRTRTGETPFKLAYGSGARLRVETGLVSHRVINFDEVSNIEGLRTNLELLDEVRDRAIQKMESYKEKTNPYFGKKAKIREYKVGDLVLRDTEASNPTNQGKLQPNWEGP